In Gimesia benthica, a single window of DNA contains:
- a CDS encoding sigma-54 interaction domain-containing protein translates to MEKPLLVCTLSKRQARTALESEGCDLLVVSSAEQILSTEFPRSPRLFVMTATAENLEEVLGVISVLRNQWPLTDILIWAPGIENEQVRILFQSGVRDVCLSQSAEQLQQLVKETLENQQFLPRMHDLSPQRKKGARFESMLSRSLAMWDLFELCTRVAPTDATVLIVGETGTGKELLARAVHRRSGRSGRFVAANCASIPAELINSELFGHEKGAFTGAERAKKGLVMHANGGTLFLDEIGDMPPEAQLCLLRMLQEKRIRPVGSQSEVEIDVRIVAATNVLLDLAVREGRFREDLFYRLDVIRVNVPPLRQRPEDIFLLFGHFTKRLARHYGLEPPVFTDSFLDALLDYEWPGNVRQLENFSERLVLARFPSALTARDFARLRSTNLAETGQTLEHKQQAVWRKSIDASRTLQENLEPVIEQLEREYLRAKLKQNSGRVAETADAAGISRRTLLRKMKQYGIEKQDFKD, encoded by the coding sequence ATGGAAAAACCTTTGCTTGTCTGTACGTTATCGAAACGTCAGGCCAGGACAGCCCTGGAGTCTGAAGGCTGCGATCTGCTGGTGGTCTCCTCTGCCGAGCAGATTCTCTCGACGGAATTCCCTCGTTCGCCCCGGCTGTTTGTAATGACGGCGACTGCAGAGAACCTGGAAGAAGTGTTGGGTGTCATCAGCGTCTTACGCAATCAATGGCCACTGACGGACATTCTGATCTGGGCACCGGGAATCGAGAATGAACAGGTGCGGATTCTGTTTCAGTCAGGCGTGAGGGATGTCTGTCTGTCTCAGTCCGCGGAGCAACTGCAGCAGTTGGTCAAAGAGACGCTCGAGAATCAGCAGTTCCTGCCCCGCATGCACGATCTGAGTCCTCAGCGGAAGAAAGGGGCGCGTTTTGAATCGATGCTCAGTCGCAGCCTGGCGATGTGGGATCTGTTCGAACTCTGCACGCGCGTGGCACCGACGGATGCGACCGTATTGATCGTGGGAGAAACAGGGACCGGTAAGGAACTGCTGGCGCGGGCCGTACATCGTCGCTCGGGAAGATCGGGGCGATTCGTCGCTGCGAATTGTGCTAGTATCCCTGCAGAACTGATCAACTCCGAACTGTTCGGTCATGAGAAAGGAGCCTTCACCGGTGCGGAACGGGCCAAGAAAGGTCTGGTGATGCATGCGAACGGCGGGACACTGTTTCTGGATGAAATTGGCGATATGCCCCCGGAAGCGCAGCTGTGCCTGCTGCGGATGCTGCAGGAAAAACGGATTCGGCCCGTGGGCAGTCAGTCTGAAGTTGAGATCGATGTTCGGATCGTGGCGGCGACGAATGTGCTGCTGGATCTGGCAGTTCGCGAGGGACGATTTCGCGAGGATCTCTTTTACCGACTCGATGTGATCCGCGTGAATGTGCCGCCGCTGCGTCAGCGTCCGGAAGATATCTTTCTACTGTTTGGCCATTTTACGAAACGTCTGGCGCGGCATTACGGGTTGGAACCGCCGGTCTTCACGGACAGCTTTCTGGATGCCCTGCTCGACTACGAATGGCCGGGTAATGTGCGACAGCTGGAAAATTTCAGTGAGCGGCTGGTGCTGGCCCGGTTTCCTTCGGCTCTGACGGCACGGGATTTTGCCAGGCTGCGAAGTACCAATCTGGCAGAGACCGGGCAGACGCTGGAACATAAGCAGCAGGCGGTCTGGCGGAAGAGCATTGATGCGTCGCGGACGCTGCAGGAGAATCTGGAGCCCGTGATTGAGCAGCTGGAACGCGAGTATCTCCGGGCAAAGCTCAAACAGAATTCCGGTCGGGTGGCAGAAACCGCAGACGCTGCTGGGATCAGCAGGCGGACCCTCTTACGGAAGATGAAACAGTATGGAATCGAGAAGCAGGATTTCAAAGACTGA